A window of Oncorhynchus tshawytscha isolate Ot180627B linkage group LG10, Otsh_v2.0, whole genome shotgun sequence contains these coding sequences:
- the LOC112259584 gene encoding dual specificity protein phosphatase 12-like, translating into MKRFHSLDESSTDLLSHLDDCILFICDACKASKAVLVHCHVGQSQSAAVVTAYLVKCHKMNFGDAYAKLQQLKPDVNVFKVSLVFFQLLCPKCTSKLGSLYWCGEQCSCSRWVTPAFLMHKNRVDEIKHISIATRSGTRIK; encoded by the exons ATGAAGCGTTTCCATTCCCTGGATGAGTCCTCCACAGACCTACTCAGCCACCTGGATGACTGCATCCTCTTCATATGCGATGCTTGCAAGGCATCAAAAGCTGTCCTTGTGCATTG cCATGTAGGGCAAAGTCAGAGTGCGGCGGTGGTGACTGCTTACTTGGTGAAATGTCACAAAATGAACTTTGGGGATGCATACGCCAAACTCCAGCAACTTAAACCTGATGTAAA TGTCTTCAAAGTCTCCCTTGTTTTCTTTCAGCTCTTGTGCCCAAAGTGCACCTCAAAGTTGGGCTCCTTGTACTGGTGTGGGGAGCAGTGTTCCTGTAGTCGATGGGTGACTCCTGCCTTCCTGATGCATAAAAACAGAGTGGATGAAATTAAACACATTAGTATAGCCACCAGATCTGGCaccaggataaagtga